A window from Corvus cornix cornix isolate S_Up_H32 chromosome 8, ASM73873v5, whole genome shotgun sequence encodes these proteins:
- the RGS2 gene encoding regulator of G-protein signaling 2, with protein MQSALLLAVRHGGRMERGRRRSEPEEADKGRMKRTIIKDWKTRLSYFLQNSANSNKRKSKKAGKHRNYFRPSPEEAQLWSEAFDELLANKYGLAAFRAFLKSEFCEENIEFWLACEDFKKTKSPQKLTSKAKKIYNDFIEKEAPKEINIDFQTKNMIAQNIQDATHTCFSAAQKRVYSLMENNSYPRFLESEFYQELCKKTPISRAAQGT; from the exons ATGCAGAGCGCGCTGCTGCTGGCGGTGCGGCACGGCGGGCGCATggagcggggccgccgccgcaGCGAGCCGGAGGAGGCCGACAAGGGCAGGATGAAGAGAACGAT cATTAAAGATTGGAAAACAAGACTGAGCTACTTCCTGCAGAACTCTGCCAATTCTAATAAAAGGAAATCTAAGAAGGCAGGGAAACACCGCAACTACTTCAG ACCTTCCCCTGAAGAAGCCCAGCTGTGGTCAGAAGCCTTTGACGAACTTCTTGCTAACAAAT atGGTCTTGCTGCTTTCCGAGCTTTTTTGAAGTCTGAGTTTTGTGAAGAGAACATCGAGTTCTGGTTGGCCTGTGAGGACTTCAAGAAAACGAAGTCACCCCAGAAGCTGACATcgaaagcaaagaaaatctaCAATGACTTCATTGAAAAGGAGGCTCCCAAAGAG ATAAACATAGACTTCCAGACCAAGAACATGATCGCACAGAACATTCAGGACGCCACCCATACCTGCTTCAGTGCAGCGCAGAAGAGAGTTTACAGCTTAATGGAGAATAACTCCTACCCACGCTTTTTGGAATCTGAGTTCTACCAGGAACTGTGCAAGAAGACACCCatcagcagagcagcccagggcacaTGA